Below is a window of Salvelinus fontinalis isolate EN_2023a chromosome 31, ASM2944872v1, whole genome shotgun sequence DNA.
TAGTTCAAACTTCAATAGGATGGGCCTCACATGTGAGTGAATCAACCCATGCTTGGTAAATAGCACTCGGTTAATCTCTGGGAGCAGGACACAGGAAAGCTGAACAGATCATGTGAGACAAAAATGAATAGAAGAAATGACCTAAAATATAAGACATTTTCCGTACGCACCaacagcttatttctctaaaatgttgagcacaaatttgtttacatccctgttagtgagcattttatcgTTTTTCAAGATAAATctatccatctgacaggtgtggcatatcacagcatgatcattacacatggggacaataataggccactaaaatgtgcagttgtcacaacgccacagatgtctcaagttgagggagcatacaattggcatgctgactgcaggaatatccaccagagctgttgccagagaattaagTGTTAATTTATCATCTATTATAAGCAGCCTCCatcgttttagaaaatttggcagtacgtccaaccggcatcacaaccacagaccacgtgtaaccatgccagcccaggacatccacatccagcttcttcacctgcgggattgtctgaggggagtgggggggtgctgaagagtatttctgtctgcaataaagaaaaactcattctgattggcagggcctggctgagcctggctcccaagtggtggGCTAATGccttcccaggcccacccatggctgcaccctgcccagtgatgtgaaatccatatgactttaaattgactgatttccttatgaactaacTCGGCAAACTCTTTgaaatttttgttcagtatacagtagAATGATGCACTTTCTTGCTAGGtgtaggacctcatattgaagcttagaGACCCCGtttgatgtatagaacaatcttaaaattATCTACTTTGGTGTAGATACAAGCAAGTCAATTAATTTGACTtgataaaaatatgttttttggaCCCAACTTGCTTACCacattttccatgtggtttcttccttcagagACTACATAAAATGATGACgccttcctaaatatttggtcaaatgatacattttgtgtatggtttcctagaaaccagcatggctcaacttacccttttggctcaacttaccccacgcTCCCCTACTGCAGTTCTCTATGCTTTTTCCCCTGTTTAATACACTCCCTTTACATAAAATTGCACATAATCAGTTGTATTATTTATTGTTATAGCTACGGCTATCGCTCTAATGTTGGCAAAATGTTCTTCTAAGCACTCTGTCATCTTGTTGGATGAGAAAGAAACATGATATCAGGCTGTGAAAGTGGCCTTGGTGGAATAAGGGTAAAGGTGATTAGGTGAGAGGGCTTATGGATAGTATGTCTGGTCATACTGCTAAAGTCTCAGCATGGGATTCTTTTTCCCCCTTCAAATGAATGGCTATTTGCCTGTAAGAAATGTCCCAGTATACGTTTTCTTCTGAGCATTGAACATTGAGTTGTAACACTGGTGTCAGCAGTGGGATTCAGTGACCATGTGGTGTTTCTCTGACAGAAAGAGGGAGCATCTATCTAAACAGCGGGACATTAAATGGCAAGTAGCAGGACAAAAGGTGACAACAGGGAACCTTACCTCTGTAAAATCCACGGTCTCCGCACACAAACTCTAGGTGGGCAACAAGTTCAGATCCACAGCGTGCTCTTGACTCTGCATGGTCTGGTAGAGCTGCAAGGCACAAGATGGAGTACAGCACACCAACGCTCCGCCAACATAGCACCTAAGAAAGAATACACTTTAATCATCAATATCTAGCACCACTCATCTGACTGAGCACAACGGTCTTGTCCAAGCTGCCACTACATTATTAACACCAGCAcattaacacatacaaaaacattaGGCTCTATTGAGTTGACGATAAAACATGTTTTAGCGAAGGCTTAAATCATACATTTCCACAACAATTGTGGCAAACAAAAGTTGGCATAAAacctaaaaataataatttatttgCTGTTTATAAGTTTCACTGTAATAAAGCTTAACACTTGGCAGTCAGTAATTATAGACTATTATTTAGTTGATAAGCAAGGAAACTCATCATCATAAATATTCAAGACAAAGACATTCAACCCAACATAAAGTAGGGGGAGAGTCTCCATGCACACTATCAAAACAGCTATTACAAACCAACGCAGGGCaacaaacattacaacaacaaaaaatccttaTCAAGCAAAGAGCACATAGCGGTTACCCCGTATTAACCTTGATGCTTGTTTTAGTACAGCGAGTTACAAAATAAAGATTCATAATTCAGCTAGGATAGAATTATGGATGATAGCAGCCTTAAAATACAACCACCTCCTCCCACGCTCTTTCTGTCACTCTGGCAAGGCTACTCTGCCCTCCCCTCTAGAAAGATACCGTAGAAAGGAGAATGCTCCATTTCTACTGAGGCCTACATTACACCTGTACACTTCATTCACATGTACATCTAAAGGACCCAAAAGTAGACATTGTATCCAATCCACTGATGCTTTACAACTGAGGACATAATTGCTCCTTCAATACCAAGTTCTTCCTTGCAGAAAAAGCAGCAAATATGCATGTAGATTAGATATGGCATCATAATGAAGTGTATACAACGCTCATAGAAAGTACATTATTAAGGGTGACAAGAAGCACCTACTAATTTTGAGCTGCACTGATGTCAAAATTGTCCATGCAGGTTATATTATTGCAATACAACAACTGAATGAACCCACTGGGCAAATGAGAGTTGCAGTGCAGAACataaatatattatatttctatggtgcaGTCTGCCGATAGGAATGTCATGAGCTGGAGGTGAAGGGCCTCCAGCTCATGACATTCAGACAAATACAACACTTTGCAGCCTCAAAAGCACTGGGTAGATAACATTTCACTGCATCCCACACAGCCAAAGATGCATCATGTGAACTTGCTAAACTGTGCATCCCTAAATTTGCCACCATGTAGGTGGATATTTAAATGCTATGCAGTGAAAATATCACATTTCAATTTCTGCAAAGCCACAACTCCACATAAGAGCATGCATATTACACTGTTGTTTGTAAACTAAAAACTGTTCTCAATATCTGTAAAGAAAATTGGGTCACTAGGGACCAATAGCTTGATGCAACTTCTACTTTGGGAAGGTTTCCCGGACAGATTAGCATAAATCTATTCCTGGACTAAAGCATGCTCAATAGACTATCTCCAAATCCAACCTCCTGAAACCTGGTAAAACTTCACAGTACAAATAAATGTCAATAACCATTGTTCCAGAATTAGTTCAATGTTGTCCTGGGTGACCGTACATACCTTCAGTGTGCATCCTCTGGCAGACGACCAGTGTAGTGAGGGCTCAGAGGAGTGCatcttgtctgtctgtccaggCGTGGAGGCAGTAAGGCCTTGGGGCTGCAGTCTTATACTCACAAGCAGAGGGGGAAGGACCAGtagctccctccctccattctaggCATCCTCCCTGGCCGAAAGAGAAAGGCTGTAATCTATTGGACCGTGTACAAATCAAAAGTACTATCATGCCAACTTCCTGCctctcattgtcatgccaaacaagaTCAGATCAAATCTGGGACCAGGGTAATTGAAAAGGTTTTGCAGGTTGTAAAATACTGTAACCTAGGATGACCTCCAGTACTTACAATGACTGTTACACTGTATAGGCCAAGGTAAGCCTTTACTTTGCACACTATGATTGATTAGAGAAAAGTATAAGACACTAAGGGATGGCTCTATTCAATTTGCAGCGCTGAAGATCCACTATCCACTTTTAAAAAGGCAATGTTCCCATGgtcgcggagactgcattcacgccACATCGTTAATTACCTTCACATTTTAATGCAGATCTTTGGCGATATGGATTGAATCCAGCCCGTGTCTTATTTTACTCTATTAGTTACTTGGCCAGAGTCCACACATCTGGCCATGTTCAGTAGGAGAAAATGCTTTGAAAACGAGGTACTACCTAAAGTTCTATTTTCCCATTGCCAGACAGAATAGTTTGATTCAGTGGGCCATACCGAACATGACCCTGGTATCCCAAGTCTAAATTTGCTGATTAAAAGCCCAATAGAAGCGGCTGGCCTCAAGGCCCTAATTTGGTGTTACAAGAGAAGGAGATGGACTTACATTACATTGTATGTTCACCACTGCTATCATTTGAGTCGAACCAGGTCTTCTTTTTTACTGTCAAACTGTGCAACTCAGAGGATTGTCACATATAAATGTGGTTCCTGAGAAGTTCCAGGGATATTCTCCGTCACACAACAGCCCAAAAAATTACGACCCCATTGACTGCTGTCATGACTTTCGACCCATAGCCCTTATGGGCAACCGTCCAAATAGTAAACTGACAACACTGTATGTTCGTCATTACAGCACACTGTCTGGGAGTAAGAGTGAACACATAGCACGTGGCGTTCAGGAGAGATGTTACTGGTGAGGAAATGCAGATCGTGTGTGATACACAAAaccaaaaaaataacaaaatgccTTCGTACAAACATTGGTTGCTTTATTGCACAAGGTCGATGTTATGAGACGACACAAAACAAAAGTTATTTGGCAGAACTCAAACTTCCCATTGACTAGTCGATCACAGTAAGACTTTGCTGCCACAGGTGGCGACCTGGGTGTTGTGCTTCCTGAATGATTCCTCCACTTATAAATGTAACAACTTGAGGGACTCATTTTCAGCATCTAGTAATAACTTATGTAGTATCATCTAACAAACATCTtgaaaacaaaaaatattcaacccGCAGTATAAATACTGTTCCAACTGGGGGGAGAATAGGATACAACTTGTACTTTTAACACAAGTGAGTGACAATgttcaaaatgtaaaaaaaataaaaaataactaatTGTTTTTCTAAAGGGAGAATTCAGACCCGAGTTACACACGCTTGAATGGAACTTTATTCAGTTTTTAGGCACTTCTCTCtatgcgtattctgaccttgaacttgtGCTAGGGGAAATGCCAGTGCCAGCTAAGGTAAGCATTTGATGTGGAGATCAAAGAAATTAAGGTGAGGTGGAGGTGTGACTTACAGGTACGCTGTATTCTGAACTTGACTGaattccctcataattccacaACCTTGACTCAAGAGGAAACTGTGATGGTCGAGCAACCTGTCAGTTCTAAGTGGAAAAGCTAATTattccccccccccaataaaaatAACACCAATCTCCAAGCACTGTCATTTATACATTGATAAGAGCTAGGGAAATGAGTAATCAATTTGGATAAGGGGACTGTAAATATGATTTAATTGCTTAAATACATTTTACCTTATGATCACTGGAGAcaaaatgtgaaaccagtcatatttCAGCAAACTGAAAAGCATGTCAACTTGTTAGGTATTTCCACAATGAAGTATAAACAGCAGTGATGTTATTCAGAATTGTAATTGTAGGACTATGGCTTCATCATTTGAGGGGCTGAAATTTGGAGATTCAAGCCGAGGCTGTAGCCTATGGTAACCTGTGCACATTGACAGTAACTCCGAACCTACCGAGATGATTTATGCACTCTAGAATGTTTCAATTATATGCCCTGACTTTTCAGTTGTTTGTTTTGACAATTGTTATTGGATTAAATATTAGCCACTGTCAGTAATACCTACATACATAACTATCACTttgcagaccctttgctatgagatttgaaattgtgctcattgatcatccctgagatgtttctataacttgattggagtccacctgtggtaagttggatttggaaaggtacacacctgtctttataaaggtcccaccgttgacagtgcatttcagagcaaaaaccaagccatgaagtcaaaggaattttccgtagagctccgagacaggatcgtgtcaaggcacagatctggggaaggatatcaaaaaatgtctgcaacattgaaggggacctccatcattcttaaatggaagaagtttggaaccaccaagactcttcgtagagttggtcgcctggccaaactgagcaatcgggggagaagggccttgctcaggttggtgaccaagaacccgatggtcactgacagagctccagagttcctctgtggagatgggaagaGCCTTCCAGAAGGAGAGCCATCTATACAGCTCtcgaccaatcaggcctttatggtagagtggcccaacggaagccacacctcagtaaaaaaagcacatgacagcccgcttggagtttgccaaaaagcacctgaagagtctcaaaccatgagaaacaagattctctggtttgatgaaaccaagcttGAACTATTtagtctgaatgccaagcgtcacgtctggaggaaacctggcaccatccctactgtgcagaatggtggtggcagcatcatgatgtggggatgtttttcagtggcaggaactgggagactagtcaggatcaagtgaaagatgaacagagcaaagtacagaaagaacattgatgaaaacctgctaaagagcgctcaggacctcacactgtggcaaaggttccccttccaacagcaCAACAATCCTAAaaaacacagacaagacaacgcagtatgtgtctttcattgatccctattCTGATCTCGTTCTCTCAATATATTCTAATGAGTATGTCGAGAAAATTTGAATTAAAGGTGCAATATTCAGAAACTGCTCTGCCAttttctggttgctaaaattcgaagTTTGCCTTATTTCagattgtgacaaaacaagcaatgtttGGTGTAGAGAattattgtaccatctaaaccagctGTCAGaatctggtgtacaaaaccgaaagacGCTAAATCTAAACTTacgaacgggaagcatagaaatggcGCACATAGAACTGCTTTTTAGACttactttcaatgagaatgacagatctataaaacAAATTTCTATGAGAATTTGGTCTGGTCAAAAATgtacatattgtagctttaaaAAGGTACACAGTATTTAAATGAATCTTCAacaagaaaatctgttggccagcaagtgggagggttttcagtaTTTTAATTATATTTATTCAGTGAGAGCAAGGGAGCCACACCTGCAAAGCCCATCAATTCTGAACACCAACAACTGAGAAGTGCGCAAaatcaaaatgtgtaaaaaaaagtcTGAATCGTGCCCTAAAAGAATAACTGCAACTCTAATAACTAATCTTCAAATTCGATATCTGGGCAAGTTTGATCAAACAAACGCTGTTTTCACATCAGATATAATCAAACGAAAAGTAAAAAGTCCTTCTGAATTTTCTAATAAAATTATAGAATTTAGATTTGAGTTATTTCTAACGTAATTTTTTTTTGCCCATCATAAGATGATGGATCACAGGTCTTGAAAGATAAGGAGTGGAGAAGTTTATTGGTTccaaaaaaaattcaaataataataatactttacCAGTTACACAATGGATGTTCTAGCAGCGCTTAAATGAAAGTGTGTGGAATAATCGTTCATGCCATTCAACACCTGTGAGGGCCCTTAGAAATAACTGTTTCCCACTTTGGAGACAGTCAACTTGGAGAGCGTAGGTTGTTGAgggcagcctctctctctctcagtttggCCCTGATACGGTTGATCCTCTCCTCACGGGCCGAATGCTCAAAGTCAAAACCATGGTGCTCTTTGGGGGTGGGGGCTAGAGCGGGTATGATTGGGCACTCCGCCGTCCAACTCTGAACACTGTCCCCCGCGAAGTCAACTTGCATAACCGTATCACTGCTTTGGTCTGCATTCAGGGCCTCTGGTGGAGGTGAGCTGTCACTCAAAGCAACAGCCGTAACAGAGAGATCTTCCACCTCAGACTCATCCCCATTGGTGGCTTGGCCCTCTGCCCCACTCTTACCTTTGTCTTCAACTCGTCGTTGTTTGACACTACCCAAATTGTGACATCCCTCTTCCTcaggctcctcctcctcctgagcATCATCATCTGTCTCACTGGTAATCCCACCTCTGCCCTGAAAGCCTTCGCTTGAGCAAGGGTGCCGATTTGCTGTCTTTGATAATGATTCTTGGGTCTCCTCATTCAAAGGCTTGTCTTCCTCTTGAGTCACCAACTCCATCTCCTGTTCAGGACATCTGCCAGGTGTCTCCTTTAACAACCTGTTGGCGTTCAATAACTTCCGTATGACTTGATCCTAtggtgggggaaaaaataaattaataataataataataggtagAGACAGGATTAAGATGTTTGACTTAGACCAGTTTTATTGTTCTCTATGAGAGGTGTGAGAATTGTATAATTGTACATGTGTGTTAAAGGACAGCTCCCTGGAAACTTTACTAACAGGCtaaaaaagcaacaacaaaaatagcTAAATAGCTGATAAGTGACTGACTACCTTTGAGGTTTATTATCAGCATATATTCATCTCAACCTAGCCTTTATTAACTACAGCACACATACCACAAGGTGGAAATAGGTTGTCCATTTTCTAATTATTTATTTGCCAAGTTATTAATTGATCAGCAAAATAAATAATGCAGTGCCAAGGAGATTCATATCACATACACATCTGGTATTGACATGCTATGGCACAGCTGAGACAATAGTACCCACTTGCTCTGTGTTAGGATCCTCTTCCGCTGAGTGACCCTGTTCGGCAGTCTGCTGTGGCGCAATGTCCCCCTGGGGGATTCTGGACAACTTCACCTGGACTTGGTGGGTCAGGCcgaacctctgcagcaatgcccACTTCCCCTGGGGCTTTTTAGGAGACGGCTTTGGAGATGCGGGGCAGAACTGAGGTGGTAAGACAAGGGGGTGGGAAAGAGGTCAAAATACAGGAATTCAGCTTTCTGTAAAAATATACACCTCACAAGGACGTCTAGTTTCAAGCAAGTTGATCATGTTGATATCACAAACAGTTTCTAGTCTCATATTAACATACATAAACAGACATTTCTCAAGAGCATGGGGTACAGTCAGGAGGGAGCAACAGTAAGGATAGCAGGAGATGACAGGGCCTTACCTTCTGGCTCTTCTTGGCAGGTGAGAGGAACATCAGTTTTCGCTGTGTGGTCTGAGGGGCCTCGGAAGACAACGAGTTATCCAGGTCAGGGCTGTGCTGCCTCTTTCCTCTGACAGTCTTTGCTTTCTTGATTGACAGGAAGATCCTCCCCTTGTGGATGATGATGGCATCCTGGTGGGGGACAGAGGGCAGGCCATGGGGGATGGGTTCAATCTGGGTGGCAGTACCCTGCTGGAAGTTCTGTCTGGAGGGCAAGAACTCCCTGAGGACATTGAAGGCCGTGCCGCTGGAGGAGACGAATGGCATCAAGAAGGGACCCTGAGCTGCCTTGGGTTCTGTGGTCACCAGTGAGGCCAGGTTAATCTTGGCAGTGTCCACTGTGGGGCTGGTCGGTGAACAGCCTCTCTCTCGGATGACCACTGGCGAGATCCACATGGCCAAAGGCGAGGACCCTCTCTTTGCACTCTCACCCTGAGAGTGGGGCACCCCCATCCTTCTCAAGATGGAGGTTGGCAGAGTCTGAATAGAGGTGATTTTCACCTCTGCCTCTTTCGGGATGTAGATCTCAAAGTTCTCCAGGATGTCTATGCCCTGCATCTTTCCACGTCTACAGCTGGCTGAAAGCTATAGCAAAGATGGTTTACACTTATGCCGCATATAGTAGAACATTGCATACAGTTATTGGCAGTGCTcaacttggactgaaataggtgcaaATATTATAACCTGTAGTAGCCAAGTGAAAATGTAATCAAGGGATTTGCTCCATTGTTTATGTTTTATGATCCACTATTTGATGGTATGCATATTTCTGGCTAGTTCTTGAGATTGACTTTACCATTAAAGGTGCAACATACAGAAACCGCTCCTCCATTTCATGGTCGCTAAAATTCTAAGTCTGCCTAATTTCAgtatatgtgacaaaacaagcaatcaTTGTACTattaaaccactgtgaaatatattctcATTAAcaacaaatattgtattttcagctgtttgaagttggtgtacaaaaccaaatgtaaaagacacaaaaactaCAGTTTCGGGAAGTATAAGGACCTTTTCTTTCATATCAGcaagaaatatattttttaacaaaaGTTTAAATTGATACACGCCTTGATAGGGTTAGTGTTCCTAcatggccatatctccatgttccAGAACTTGTTTACGGAAGACAAGGGgtccacctgtgctaattagcatGCTCCAAACAACTGAATGTAAGTGTAACTCGGGAAGTGTAAAGAAAGTGTAGTTTAGTCAGATGGAGGCACctacaaatcaaatgtaatttgtcagatgcgccgaatacaacaggtgtagtagaccttacagtgaaatgcttacttacaagcccttaaccaacaacatcgttaagaaaaatacctaaagaaaaataaaagtaacaaacaattaaagagcagcaataaaataacaacagcgaggctatatataggtATGTATGCAGGGTATGCATATTCTGTAGGTATGCAGGGGGCACCAGTTATATTGATGAAGCTGTACCTCGACTATGT
It encodes the following:
- the si:dkeyp-110g5.4 gene encoding uncharacterized protein si:dkeyp-110g5.4, whose translation is MQGIDILENFEIYIPKEAEVKITSIQTLPTSILRRMGVPHSQGESAKRGSSPLAMWISPVVIRERGCSPTSPTVDTAKINLASLVTTEPKAAQGPFLMPFVSSSGTAFNVLREFLPSRQNFQQGTATQIEPIPHGLPSVPHQDAIIIHKGRIFLSIKKAKTVRGKRQHSPDLDNSLSSEAPQTTQRKLMFLSPAKKSQKFCPASPKPSPKKPQGKWALLQRFGLTHQVQVKLSRIPQGDIAPQQTAEQGHSAEEDPNTEQDQVIRKLLNANRLLKETPGRCPEQEMELVTQEEDKPLNEETQESLSKTANRHPCSSEGFQGRGGITSETDDDAQEEEEPEEEGCHNLGSVKQRRVEDKGKSGAEGQATNGDESEVEDLSVTAVALSDSSPPPEALNADQSSDTVMQVDFAGDSVQSWTAECPIIPALAPTPKEHHGFDFEHSAREERINRIRAKLREREAALNNLRSPS